A genomic segment from Actinoplanes sichuanensis encodes:
- a CDS encoding tripartite tricarboxylate transporter substrate-binding protein, protein MRLGTVPRMIAAFTVVSLVAACSGDGGTDSGGGYPDQNITIVVPFSAGGPTDTVTRMIADPMAKALGGRIVVQNVEGAGGTVAAGQVAAAQPDGYTVLMHHIGMSTAPALYKDLGYQPLADFATIGLVTEVPMTVVARPDLPPATFTDLTAYLKANAGTVTLANAGIGAASHLCGLLFQSAVGVKLQEVPYQGTGPALTDLVGGQVDVMCDQTTNTTGQITAGKVKAYAVTTPERVKSLPDLPTTTEAGMPQLQVSVWHGLYVPAGTPDEVVRKLSGALTTALADPAVIDQMAKLGTAPVPAADATPEAHRTHLEEQIATWAKVISDAGVKAS, encoded by the coding sequence ATGCGACTCGGCACCGTGCCCAGGATGATCGCCGCCTTCACCGTCGTCTCGCTCGTCGCCGCGTGCTCGGGCGACGGCGGAACCGACAGCGGCGGCGGGTACCCGGACCAGAACATCACCATCGTCGTCCCGTTCAGCGCGGGCGGGCCGACCGACACCGTCACCCGGATGATCGCCGACCCGATGGCGAAGGCCCTCGGCGGCCGGATCGTCGTCCAGAACGTCGAGGGCGCCGGCGGAACCGTCGCCGCCGGTCAGGTCGCCGCCGCCCAGCCGGACGGCTACACCGTGCTCATGCACCACATCGGCATGTCCACCGCGCCCGCCCTCTACAAGGACCTCGGCTACCAGCCGCTCGCGGACTTCGCGACGATCGGGCTGGTCACCGAGGTGCCGATGACCGTGGTCGCGCGGCCCGACCTCCCACCCGCCACGTTCACCGACCTGACCGCGTACCTGAAGGCGAACGCCGGCACGGTCACCCTGGCCAACGCCGGGATCGGCGCCGCCTCGCACCTGTGTGGCCTGCTCTTCCAATCGGCGGTCGGGGTCAAGCTCCAGGAGGTGCCCTACCAGGGGACCGGACCGGCGCTGACCGACCTGGTCGGCGGGCAGGTCGACGTGATGTGCGATCAGACCACCAACACCACCGGACAGATCACCGCGGGCAAGGTCAAGGCGTACGCGGTCACCACCCCCGAGCGGGTGAAGAGCCTGCCCGACCTGCCCACCACGACCGAGGCCGGCATGCCACAACTTCAGGTCAGCGTCTGGCACGGCCTCTACGTTCCGGCCGGGACACCCGACGAGGTGGTACGGAAGCTGTCCGGCGCCCTGACCACGGCCCTGGCCGACCCGGCCGTGATCGACCAGATGGCCAAGCTCGGCACCGCCCCGGTGCCGGCCGCCGACGCCACCCCCGAGGCGCACCGCACCCACCTCGAGGAACAGATCGCCACCTGGGCCAAGGTCATCTCCGACGCCGGCGTCAAGGCCTCGTAG
- a CDS encoding multicopper oxidase family protein, translated as MTHTHRSPSRISRRHVLAGAFGIGAVAALARIGTGTSFAEETATSVEATEAVTLATAAGGTLPIPDLLTATDEDGVSVFALDAQTGTNTTLVSGKTISTAGYNGTFLGPTIQLTDGQSVRFDITNNLGEETTVHWHGLHIAPSNDGGPQNTIEDGATWSPATTINQGEACTLWYHPHGLGTTADQVALGLAGLMIIDDGSDANAALPHDYGADDIPIIMQSTAVTSAGAFATANNNFTASASTLKFLVNGMSATDETPTLEVAYGRVRLRLLNASLTDSITVARSDSASFTQVASDAGLLLEPLSITSLRISPGERAEIVLDLTAADDAVKLQATVRNTTNGTRYTASMLSVSSTATSAADDLPTTLNTITDLDATDATTRTFTLSNSGASMLINGIAGTTMDIMDANAVMTTLGAIEQWTITNSSTNIYHNFHLHDVPFQIVSVAGAAPTGANTAWRDTIEVAPGTSVVIKMQFTDYADNEYMYMLHCHNVIHEDDGMMLALMVMS; from the coding sequence ATGACACACACCCACCGCAGCCCGAGCCGGATCAGCCGACGGCACGTTCTCGCCGGAGCGTTCGGGATCGGCGCCGTCGCGGCCCTCGCCCGGATCGGCACCGGCACCTCCTTCGCCGAGGAGACCGCCACCTCCGTCGAGGCGACCGAGGCCGTCACCCTCGCCACCGCCGCCGGCGGCACCCTGCCCATCCCCGATCTGCTGACCGCCACCGACGAGGACGGCGTCTCGGTCTTCGCGCTCGACGCACAGACCGGCACCAACACCACCCTGGTCAGCGGCAAGACGATCAGCACGGCCGGATACAACGGAACCTTCCTCGGCCCGACCATCCAGCTCACCGACGGCCAGTCGGTCCGGTTCGACATCACCAACAACCTCGGCGAGGAGACCACCGTCCACTGGCACGGGCTGCACATCGCCCCGTCCAACGACGGCGGCCCGCAGAACACCATCGAGGACGGGGCCACCTGGTCCCCGGCGACCACCATCAACCAGGGCGAGGCGTGCACACTCTGGTACCACCCGCACGGGCTGGGCACCACCGCCGACCAGGTGGCCCTCGGCCTGGCCGGCTTGATGATCATCGACGACGGCTCGGACGCCAACGCGGCCCTGCCCCACGATTACGGCGCCGACGACATCCCGATCATCATGCAGTCCACCGCGGTCACCAGCGCGGGTGCGTTCGCCACCGCCAACAACAACTTCACCGCCTCCGCCTCCACGCTGAAGTTCCTGGTCAACGGGATGAGCGCGACCGACGAGACACCGACGCTGGAGGTCGCCTACGGCCGGGTCCGGTTGCGCCTGCTGAACGCCTCACTCACCGACAGCATCACCGTCGCCCGCTCCGACAGCGCGAGCTTCACCCAGGTCGCCAGCGACGCCGGGCTGCTCCTCGAACCGCTCTCGATCACCAGCCTGCGGATCAGCCCCGGCGAACGCGCCGAGATCGTGCTCGACCTGACCGCCGCCGACGACGCCGTGAAACTGCAGGCCACCGTCCGCAACACCACGAACGGCACGCGTTACACGGCGTCGATGCTGTCGGTCAGCAGCACCGCCACATCCGCCGCCGACGACCTGCCGACGACCCTCAACACGATCACCGACCTCGACGCGACGGACGCCACCACCCGGACGTTCACGCTGAGCAACAGCGGCGCCAGCATGCTGATCAACGGAATCGCCGGCACCACGATGGACATCATGGACGCCAACGCGGTGATGACCACACTCGGCGCCATCGAACAGTGGACGATCACCAACAGCAGCACGAACATCTACCACAACTTCCACCTGCACGACGTGCCGTTCCAGATCGTCTCGGTGGCGGGCGCCGCCCCGACCGGCGCGAACACGGCCTGGCGGGACACCATCGAGGTGGCCCCCGGCACCAGCGTGGTGATCAAGATGCAGTTCACCGACTACGCCGACAACGAGTACATGTACATGCTGCACTGCCACAACGTCATCCACGAGGACGACGGCATGATGCTCGCCCTGATGGTCATGTCCTGA
- a CDS encoding aromatic ring-hydroxylating oxygenase subunit alpha: MTASLIPTLPGHYYTDPTIFSLEQSRIFEQMWFCAARAADLPKPGSFKSVEIGRESVLIVRGRDGSLRAFLNICRHRGAKLCTEESGEVKRAFQCPYHAWTYGLDGKLIAAPNLTRMPDIDRVEYGLVNVHLREWIGYVWVCLADEPPSFEDDVMGAVTERLGTLSAIDSYEIDTLQVGRRITYDVKANWKLIVENFMECYHCATIHPELVEVLPEFADGYAAQYYVGHGAEFGTGIQGFTVDGSEGFEKLPGVTDDQDRRYYAITIKPQVFVNLVPDHIILHRMYPVAADRTIVECDWLYSNEVVASGRDVSRSVELFHRVNVQDFDACERCQPAMSSRAYARGGVLVPSEHHIGAFHDWVTTRLSV, from the coding sequence GTGACCGCCAGTCTCATCCCCACTCTCCCCGGCCACTACTACACCGACCCGACGATCTTCTCGCTCGAACAGTCGCGGATCTTCGAGCAGATGTGGTTCTGCGCGGCCCGCGCCGCCGACCTGCCGAAACCGGGCAGCTTCAAGTCGGTGGAGATCGGGCGAGAGAGCGTCTTGATCGTCCGCGGGCGCGACGGCTCGCTGCGCGCGTTCCTCAACATCTGCCGGCACCGTGGCGCGAAACTGTGCACCGAGGAGAGCGGTGAGGTCAAACGGGCCTTCCAGTGCCCCTACCACGCGTGGACGTACGGCCTCGACGGCAAGCTCATCGCCGCCCCCAACCTGACCAGGATGCCGGACATCGACCGTGTCGAGTACGGGCTGGTGAACGTGCATCTGCGGGAATGGATCGGATACGTGTGGGTGTGCCTCGCCGACGAGCCGCCGTCGTTCGAGGACGACGTGATGGGCGCGGTCACCGAACGGCTCGGGACGCTGTCGGCGATCGACTCGTACGAGATCGACACCCTTCAGGTCGGGCGGCGCATCACCTACGACGTCAAAGCGAACTGGAAACTGATCGTCGAGAACTTCATGGAGTGCTACCACTGCGCGACCATCCACCCGGAGCTGGTGGAGGTGCTGCCGGAGTTCGCCGACGGGTATGCCGCCCAGTACTACGTGGGGCACGGCGCCGAGTTCGGCACCGGCATCCAGGGTTTCACCGTCGACGGGTCGGAGGGGTTCGAGAAACTGCCCGGCGTCACCGACGACCAGGACCGGCGCTATTACGCCATCACCATCAAGCCGCAGGTCTTCGTCAACCTGGTGCCCGACCACATCATCCTGCACCGGATGTACCCGGTCGCCGCCGACCGCACGATCGTCGAATGCGACTGGCTCTACTCCAACGAGGTGGTCGCCTCCGGCCGTGACGTGTCCCGCTCGGTGGAGCTGTTCCACCGGGTCAACGTCCAGGACTTCGACGCGTGCGAGCGCTGCCAGCCGGCGATGAGCTCCCGCGCCTACGCCCGGGGCGGAGTCCTGGTCCCCTCCGAACACCACATCGGCGCCTTCCACGACTGGGTGACCACCCGCCTCAGCGTCTGA
- a CDS encoding GcvT family protein, translating to MNPRVVIIGAGVVGSALADELTERGWADVTVVDQGPLFTPGGSSSHAPGLVFQTNPSKTMTELAAYTVRKLSGLTLDGQWCFRPVGGLEVATTEARWHDLKRRHGLATSWGVEGALLSPAECAALHPLIDPAKILGGFHVPTDGLAKAVRAVEAQARRAMERGARFLGEHTVTGVGRQDGRVTGVETDRGFLPAEVVVCAAGFWGPRIGEMVGLTIPLLPLAHQYAKTGPVPTMAGVNDLVLEASRPILRHQDQDLYYREHGDRIGIGYYGHRPMPADLGALGTEMPSVLDFTPDDFEPAWRESVDLLPDLAGTSVEEGINGIFSFTADGFPLIGEHRELAGFWVAEAVWVTHSAGVARSLAEWLVDGRPGIDLHEADLHRFEQVQLAPDYVEERAKQNFIEVYDIVHPLQPMERPRPLRTSPFHPRQVALGAVFLEGAGWERPYWYTANAPSEVPARDEWSGRYWSPIAATEARITRERVAMYDMTPLKRLEVSGPGALEFLQYLTTNNLDKTVGSVTYTLMLDFAGGIRSDLTVARLGPQVFQVGANGPLDEDWMRQHAPDSVQIRDITGGTCCIGLWGPLARHVLQPLTRTDFSNDALKYFRSQKAFIGEVPVTAMRLSYVGELGWEIYTSADLGLRLWDTLWEAGLPHGIVAAGRSAFNSLRLEKGYRAWGTDMTTEHDPVSAGLEFAVRMDKGDFIGRAALGSSENGRRLTCLTLDDPAAVVLGKEPVFAGGAPVGYVTSASYGYSIGRTVAYAWLPVGLSVPGTPVAVEYFGERIPATVAAEPLFDPKMERIRR from the coding sequence ATGAACCCTCGTGTTGTCATCATCGGCGCCGGAGTCGTCGGCAGCGCCCTCGCCGACGAGCTCACCGAACGCGGCTGGGCCGACGTCACCGTGGTCGACCAGGGCCCGCTCTTCACCCCCGGCGGCTCCAGCTCGCACGCCCCCGGCCTGGTCTTCCAGACGAACCCGTCGAAGACCATGACCGAGCTGGCCGCGTACACCGTGCGGAAACTCAGCGGGCTCACCCTCGACGGCCAGTGGTGTTTCCGGCCGGTCGGCGGTCTCGAGGTCGCCACCACCGAGGCCCGCTGGCACGACCTCAAACGCAGACACGGCCTGGCCACGTCCTGGGGCGTCGAGGGTGCACTGCTCAGCCCTGCGGAATGCGCGGCCCTGCACCCTCTCATCGACCCGGCGAAGATCCTCGGCGGCTTCCACGTCCCCACCGACGGGCTGGCCAAGGCGGTCCGCGCGGTCGAGGCGCAGGCCCGGCGGGCGATGGAACGCGGCGCCCGCTTCCTCGGCGAGCACACCGTCACCGGCGTCGGTCGCCAGGACGGCCGGGTGACCGGTGTCGAAACCGATCGGGGCTTCCTCCCGGCCGAGGTGGTGGTCTGCGCGGCCGGATTCTGGGGCCCGAGGATCGGCGAGATGGTCGGCCTCACCATCCCCCTGCTGCCGCTGGCCCATCAGTACGCCAAGACCGGCCCCGTCCCCACCATGGCCGGCGTGAACGACCTGGTCCTGGAGGCGAGCAGGCCCATCCTGCGCCACCAGGACCAGGATCTCTACTACCGGGAACACGGCGACCGGATCGGCATCGGCTACTACGGGCACCGCCCCATGCCCGCCGATCTCGGCGCCCTGGGCACGGAGATGCCCAGCGTCCTCGACTTCACCCCGGACGACTTCGAGCCGGCCTGGCGGGAGAGCGTCGACCTGCTGCCCGACCTGGCCGGGACGTCGGTCGAGGAGGGGATCAACGGCATCTTCTCGTTCACCGCCGACGGGTTCCCGCTCATCGGCGAACACCGCGAGCTCGCCGGATTCTGGGTCGCCGAAGCCGTCTGGGTCACCCACTCGGCAGGTGTCGCCCGCTCCCTCGCCGAATGGCTCGTCGACGGCCGGCCCGGCATCGACCTGCACGAAGCCGACCTGCACCGGTTCGAGCAGGTGCAGTTGGCGCCGGACTACGTCGAGGAGCGGGCGAAGCAGAACTTCATCGAGGTGTACGACATAGTGCACCCGTTGCAGCCGATGGAACGTCCGCGTCCGCTGCGTACCAGCCCGTTCCATCCGCGGCAGGTCGCCCTGGGCGCCGTGTTCCTGGAAGGCGCCGGGTGGGAGCGGCCCTACTGGTACACCGCCAACGCCCCCTCCGAAGTGCCGGCGCGGGACGAGTGGTCGGGCCGGTACTGGTCACCGATCGCCGCCACCGAAGCGCGGATCACCCGGGAGCGGGTGGCGATGTACGACATGACACCACTCAAGCGGCTCGAGGTGTCCGGTCCGGGGGCCCTCGAATTCCTCCAGTACCTGACGACCAACAACCTCGACAAGACGGTCGGCTCGGTCACGTACACCCTGATGCTCGATTTCGCCGGCGGGATCCGCAGTGACCTGACCGTGGCGCGTCTCGGCCCGCAGGTCTTCCAGGTCGGGGCGAACGGGCCGCTCGACGAGGACTGGATGCGGCAGCACGCGCCGGACAGCGTGCAGATCCGCGACATCACCGGCGGGACCTGCTGTATCGGGCTGTGGGGGCCGCTCGCCCGGCACGTGCTCCAGCCGCTCACCCGGACTGATTTCTCCAACGACGCACTCAAATACTTCCGGTCGCAGAAGGCCTTCATCGGCGAGGTCCCGGTGACCGCGATGCGGCTGTCCTACGTCGGTGAGCTCGGCTGGGAGATCTATACCAGCGCTGACCTGGGGCTCCGGTTGTGGGACACGCTGTGGGAGGCCGGTCTTCCGCACGGGATCGTCGCCGCCGGGCGCAGCGCCTTCAACAGCCTGCGACTCGAGAAGGGCTATCGGGCCTGGGGCACCGACATGACCACCGAGCACGATCCGGTCTCAGCGGGCCTGGAGTTCGCGGTCCGGATGGACAAGGGCGACTTCATCGGGCGTGCCGCCCTCGGCTCTTCGGAGAACGGCCGCCGTCTGACCTGTCTCACGCTGGACGATCCGGCCGCCGTCGTGCTCGGTAAGGAACCCGTCTTCGCCGGTGGCGCGCCGGTCGGCTACGTCACCAGCGCGTCCTACGGATACTCCATCGGCCGCACCGTCGCGTACGCATGGCTGCCCGTCGGTTTGTCAGTGCCGGGCACCCCGGTCGCCGTCGAGTACTTCGGCGAGCGGATCCCGGCGACCGTGGCGGCCGAGCCGCTGTTCGACCCGAAGATGGAACGCATCCGCCGATAG
- a CDS encoding IclR family transcriptional regulator codes for MSNERESGPALVQSVDRALNILEILARRRAAGVTEIGKELGVHKSTAFRLLAALEARGFVEQAQDRGTYRLGLGVVRLAGAVTAQLDLSRQGHDACDRLAADLGETVNIAILDSNRAVNITQSRGAASVTSHNWVGRQTPLHATSSGKILLAHAPSEVRAAVFAEPPERFTDATVTTEAELTAELARARELGWAFTAEEYEVGLNAVAAPIRGADGAVIAAISVSGPAYRLDPDTFPAVAKRVIAAADEVSARMGWVA; via the coding sequence ATGAGCAACGAACGCGAGTCTGGTCCGGCGCTCGTCCAGTCCGTCGACCGGGCATTGAATATCCTCGAAATCTTGGCACGACGCCGCGCGGCGGGTGTCACCGAGATCGGCAAAGAGCTCGGCGTGCACAAATCCACCGCGTTCCGGCTGCTCGCGGCCCTGGAGGCGCGCGGCTTCGTGGAGCAGGCCCAGGACCGTGGCACGTACCGCCTCGGCCTCGGTGTGGTCCGGTTGGCCGGTGCGGTCACCGCGCAGCTCGACCTGAGCCGGCAGGGCCACGACGCGTGCGACCGGCTCGCCGCCGACCTCGGCGAGACGGTCAACATCGCGATCCTCGACAGCAACCGTGCCGTCAACATCACCCAGAGCCGCGGCGCCGCCTCGGTCACCAGCCACAACTGGGTCGGCCGGCAGACCCCGCTGCACGCCACCTCCAGCGGGAAGATCCTGCTCGCGCACGCCCCGTCCGAGGTGCGGGCCGCGGTCTTCGCCGAGCCGCCGGAGCGGTTCACCGACGCCACCGTCACCACCGAGGCCGAGCTGACCGCCGAGTTGGCCCGGGCCCGCGAGCTGGGCTGGGCCTTCACCGCCGAGGAGTACGAGGTGGGCCTCAACGCGGTGGCCGCGCCGATCCGGGGCGCCGACGGCGCGGTGATCGCGGCGATCAGCGTCTCCGGCCCGGCGTACCGGCTGGATCCGGACACCTTCCCGGCCGTGGCCAAGCGGGTGATCGCCGCGGCCGACGAGGTGAGCGCCCGGATGGGCTGGGTCGCGTAA
- a CDS encoding NAD(P)/FAD-dependent oxidoreductase, with the protein MEKVAIVGASLAGLAAVRALRRQSFTGEIVVVGAERHRPYDRPPLSKDFLTGAVTAADLALSPDDEDLGADWRLGVTATGFDPHNRAVHLDSGEVLRADGVVIATGARARPIDHIGVHTLRTLDDAIVLRDALKQSGRLVVIGAGFIGAEVASSARKLGWDVTVVESLPTPLSGSLGTEMGEVVARLHGDHGVRLLTGLPVSGLTGTDQIEAVELADGTRLPADLVVAGIGAIPNVEWLAGAGGLAAATSVPGVVATGDVTGSQHWTFALENPAAVVATLLGTEPPAAKAPYFWSDQYGVMIQFAGHRAPGDTVRIVEGDPEQRSFLAVYERDGQPSAVLGLDQPKLFTRWRRQLRSAPQEA; encoded by the coding sequence GTGGAGAAAGTCGCGATTGTCGGGGCGTCCCTGGCCGGTCTCGCAGCCGTCCGTGCGCTGCGCCGACAGTCCTTCACCGGCGAGATCGTCGTCGTCGGCGCGGAGCGTCATCGACCGTACGATCGCCCGCCGCTCTCCAAGGACTTCTTGACCGGCGCGGTCACGGCCGCCGACCTGGCGCTCTCCCCGGACGACGAGGACCTCGGCGCGGACTGGCGCCTCGGTGTCACCGCGACCGGTTTCGATCCGCACAACAGGGCCGTTCACCTGGACTCCGGCGAGGTGCTCCGGGCCGACGGCGTGGTGATCGCGACAGGCGCCCGGGCGCGACCGATCGACCACATCGGAGTCCACACGCTACGTACTCTGGACGACGCGATCGTCCTGCGTGACGCCCTCAAGCAGAGCGGGCGCCTGGTGGTGATCGGTGCCGGCTTCATCGGGGCCGAGGTGGCGTCCAGCGCCCGGAAGCTGGGCTGGGACGTGACGGTCGTCGAGTCGCTGCCCACTCCCCTGTCCGGATCGCTCGGCACCGAGATGGGCGAGGTGGTGGCCCGGCTGCACGGCGACCACGGCGTCCGGCTGCTGACCGGCCTCCCGGTGAGCGGCCTGACCGGAACCGATCAGATCGAGGCGGTCGAGCTGGCGGACGGCACCCGGCTGCCGGCCGACCTGGTGGTGGCCGGGATCGGCGCGATCCCCAACGTGGAATGGCTGGCCGGCGCGGGCGGTCTGGCCGCCGCGACGAGTGTGCCGGGTGTGGTGGCGACCGGCGACGTCACCGGCTCGCAGCACTGGACCTTCGCCCTGGAGAACCCGGCGGCCGTGGTGGCGACCCTGCTCGGCACCGAACCACCCGCTGCCAAGGCCCCCTACTTCTGGTCCGACCAGTACGGCGTGATGATCCAGTTCGCCGGGCACCGCGCGCCGGGTGACACGGTCCGGATCGTCGAGGGCGACCCGGAGCAGCGCAGTTTCCTCGCCGTGTACGAACGCGACGGGCAGCCG